A genomic segment from Neobacillus sp. YX16 encodes:
- a CDS encoding cold-shock protein, whose product MEQGKVKWFNAEKGFGFIEREAGDDVFVHFSAIQSEGFKTLDEGQAVTFEVEQGQRGPQATNVRKA is encoded by the coding sequence ATGGAACAAGGTAAAGTAAAATGGTTTAATGCAGAAAAAGGTTTCGGATTCATCGAAAGAGAAGCAGGAGACGATGTATTCGTACATTTCTCAGCTATCCAAAGCGAAGGTTTCAAAACTTTAGACGAAGGTCAAGCAGTTACTTTTGAAGTAGAACAAGGTCAACGTGGACCCCAAGCTACTAACGTTCGTAAAGCATAA
- a CDS encoding DUF2161 family putative PD-(D/E)XK-type phosphodiesterase has product MKEKKKLQEIDLYKPIQRYFSREGYEVYGEVKDCDMVAVKEDELVIIELKLTLSVDLLIQAAKRQKLTNQVYIAIPKPKVRMNSKQWADKCHLIKRLELGLIVVSFPGNRSSVDILIHPTPFNPKKGTARNKMKRDAILKEINGRSADFNVGGSSRTKIMTAYKENCIQIACFLDKMGPLSPKALKDLGAGDKIPSILTKNYYGWFDRIKRGTYILNEKGKLEMQEFQDLIKYYLEKLEIRDGGESN; this is encoded by the coding sequence ATGAAAGAGAAGAAAAAACTACAAGAGATAGATTTATATAAACCGATACAGAGGTATTTTTCACGGGAAGGCTATGAGGTTTATGGTGAAGTAAAGGACTGTGATATGGTCGCAGTTAAAGAGGATGAACTGGTCATTATTGAATTAAAGCTCACATTAAGTGTAGATCTTCTTATTCAAGCAGCCAAACGGCAAAAGTTAACAAATCAGGTATATATAGCGATTCCTAAACCTAAGGTTCGGATGAATTCTAAGCAATGGGCAGATAAATGTCATTTAATAAAAAGACTAGAACTAGGTTTGATTGTAGTTTCCTTTCCAGGAAATCGCTCAAGTGTAGATATACTCATCCACCCAACTCCCTTTAATCCTAAAAAAGGCACCGCTAGAAACAAGATGAAGAGAGATGCCATTTTGAAAGAAATTAACGGCCGCAGTGCCGATTTCAATGTTGGCGGCAGCAGTCGAACGAAAATTATGACTGCCTACAAAGAAAATTGCATTCAAATTGCTTGTTTCCTAGATAAAATGGGACCGTTATCCCCGAAGGCATTAAAAGATCTGGGAGCAGGTGATAAAATACCCTCTATCTTGACGAAAAACTATTATGGATGGTTTGATAGGATTAAGAGGGGAACCTACATCCTTAATGAAAAAGGAAAACTTGAGATGCAGGAGTTTCAGGATCTAATAAAGTATTATTTAGAAAAACTAGAAATAAGGGACGGGGGAGAGTCCAATTGA
- a CDS encoding beta-eliminating lyase-related protein: MSEKNILAEAYKKTSYKTSGHGPRNIQVLKEAFMNIDGEMESEMYGKGQVIDDFQAKMAKYLGKEYAVFFPSGTMAQQTALRIWCDHKGINKVAYHPLSHLEIHEEDGLKKLHYIESILLADKDSVIQLEDVVGLEEDIACLLLELPQREIGGQLPDYKTLEDISAYCKEKGIRIHLDGARLFEILPYYQKSAAEVCSLFDSVYVSFYKGIGGIAGAILAGDKAFTDESKVWKRRHGGDLISLYPYILSADYYFDQRVGKMNQYYEEAKEFARCFNQCHGVSTKPSEPVSNMFHVHFEAPKEEMELILVSIYEETSIGLTSYVREVNKAASNYEVSIGDLYSQLPKEELSKVFKLLDEKMKAFKKN; this comes from the coding sequence ATGTCAGAGAAAAATATTTTAGCAGAAGCTTATAAAAAAACCTCTTATAAGACGTCTGGTCATGGTCCAAGGAATATTCAAGTGTTAAAAGAGGCATTCATGAATATCGATGGAGAGATGGAAAGCGAAATGTACGGTAAGGGCCAAGTCATCGACGATTTCCAAGCGAAAATGGCTAAGTACCTTGGTAAAGAGTATGCTGTCTTTTTCCCTAGCGGAACAATGGCCCAGCAAACCGCTTTACGAATTTGGTGTGACCATAAGGGAATTAATAAAGTGGCCTACCATCCATTAAGCCATTTAGAAATACATGAAGAAGATGGATTAAAGAAATTGCACTATATTGAGTCTATTTTATTAGCAGATAAAGACAGTGTTATTCAACTTGAAGACGTTGTAGGATTAGAGGAGGACATTGCCTGTTTATTGCTCGAATTGCCGCAACGAGAGATTGGCGGACAACTTCCGGATTACAAAACACTGGAGGATATTTCGGCATATTGTAAGGAAAAGGGGATTCGTATACACTTAGACGGAGCGAGACTCTTTGAAATTCTACCTTACTATCAAAAGTCTGCTGCAGAGGTTTGTTCACTTTTTGATAGTGTATATGTTTCTTTTTACAAAGGAATCGGCGGGATTGCAGGTGCGATTCTCGCAGGCGATAAAGCCTTTACGGATGAATCGAAAGTATGGAAAAGGCGTCATGGCGGCGATTTAATCAGTCTTTACCCTTACATCCTAAGTGCCGATTATTATTTCGATCAACGAGTGGGAAAAATGAATCAGTACTATGAGGAAGCGAAAGAATTTGCCCGCTGTTTTAATCAATGTCATGGTGTTTCGACCAAGCCATCGGAACCAGTCTCCAATATGTTTCATGTCCATTTTGAGGCACCAAAAGAGGAAATGGAATTGATATTAGTATCAATCTACGAAGAAACTAGCATTGGCTTAACCAGTTATGTTCGAGAAGTTAATAAGGCAGCAAGTAACTATGAAGTAAGCATTGGGGATTTGTATTCCCAGCTTCCAAAAGAAGAATTATCAAAGGTTTTTAAACTTTTAGATGAAAAAATGAAGGCATTCAAAAAGAATTAA
- the bioB gene encoding biotin synthase BioB: MSKWSELALEVLNGHEITKEEALSILNSSDMELLEVLQGAYAIRHHYYGNKVKLNMLINTKSGLCPENCGYCSQSSISNAPIQKYRMVDKDTILKGADQAYQLHAGTYCIVASGRGPSNHELDQVVSAVKEIKDKYQLKICACLGILKPDQAAKLKEAGVDRYNHNLNTSEDHHDSITTSHSYDDRVNTVELVKESGISPCSGIIVGMKETKEDVVNVAMSLKVLDADSIPVNFLHAIDGTPLEGTKELNPRYCLKVLALMRYVNPTKEIRISGGREVNLGSLQPLGLYAANSIFVGDYLTTSGQETTADHQMLEDLGFEVDFVKETINA; this comes from the coding sequence ATGAGTAAATGGAGTGAATTGGCTTTAGAGGTGCTAAATGGTCATGAAATTACAAAAGAGGAAGCATTAAGTATTCTTAATTCCTCGGATATGGAGTTATTAGAGGTATTGCAGGGAGCTTACGCTATTCGCCATCACTATTATGGAAATAAGGTTAAGCTTAATATGTTAATTAATACGAAATCAGGTCTTTGTCCTGAAAATTGTGGCTATTGTTCGCAATCAAGTATCTCTAATGCTCCAATTCAAAAATATCGAATGGTGGATAAAGATACCATCCTTAAAGGAGCAGACCAAGCTTATCAGCTTCATGCTGGTACCTATTGCATCGTAGCAAGTGGAAGAGGTCCTAGTAATCATGAATTAGACCAGGTTGTTTCAGCAGTAAAGGAAATAAAGGACAAGTACCAATTGAAGATTTGTGCCTGCCTTGGAATTTTAAAACCAGACCAAGCCGCCAAGCTGAAGGAAGCTGGTGTTGATCGATACAATCACAACCTAAACACCTCAGAAGATCACCACGACTCCATCACCACATCACACTCTTATGATGATCGAGTTAATACTGTTGAGTTAGTAAAAGAATCAGGGATTTCTCCTTGTTCAGGAATAATCGTTGGTATGAAGGAAACGAAAGAGGATGTAGTAAACGTGGCAATGAGTCTAAAGGTATTAGATGCAGATTCTATTCCCGTTAATTTTCTACATGCAATAGATGGTACTCCGCTAGAAGGCACTAAAGAGTTGAATCCTAGGTACTGCTTGAAGGTCCTAGCTCTTATGCGGTATGTGAATCCAACGAAGGAAATCAGAATTTCAGGTGGACGAGAGGTTAACCTAGGAAGTTTACAGCCGCTTGGATTATATGCAGCGAATTCGATCTTTGTAGGAGATTACTTAACCACTTCTGGACAAGAAACTACTGCAGATCATCAAATGCTTGAGGATTTAGGTTTTGAGGTGGATTTTGTTAAAGAAACCATAAATGCATAA
- a CDS encoding biotin transporter BioY — protein sequence MKLRTIDLTLAAMFVALMAVGANITALAPFMVVGGVPITLQTFFAILAGVVLGSRLGAIAMMVYAFVGLVGVPVFAQFGGGLGHFLRPTFGFIVSYVFTAYATGYIIEKMKNTVRVYAFAALIGMAINYVFGTNWMYAAYKIWASAPDGFTYKMAWLWMVVPLPKDIILAIFAGVMGHRLKRTLSRSQTSYVRKVS from the coding sequence ATGAAACTTAGAACGATTGATCTTACTTTAGCAGCAATGTTTGTGGCTCTAATGGCTGTAGGGGCTAACATTACAGCCCTTGCGCCATTCATGGTCGTGGGGGGAGTACCCATTACGTTGCAAACATTTTTTGCTATTTTAGCAGGAGTGGTCCTGGGCAGTAGATTGGGAGCCATCGCTATGATGGTCTACGCATTTGTAGGTTTAGTAGGAGTTCCAGTATTTGCTCAATTTGGAGGAGGACTTGGCCATTTCTTGAGGCCAACATTTGGATTTATTGTTTCTTATGTTTTTACAGCGTATGCTACGGGTTACATAATTGAAAAAATGAAAAATACAGTTCGGGTATATGCTTTTGCTGCACTTATAGGGATGGCAATCAACTATGTTTTCGGAACGAACTGGATGTATGCAGCTTATAAAATTTGGGCGTCTGCTCCAGATGGGTTTACCTATAAGATGGCTTGGTTATGGATGGTTGTTCCACTGCCAAAAGATATCATTCTAGCAATTTTTGCAGGTGTTATGGGACATCGACTAAAACGTACCTTGTCTAGAAGTCAAACTAGCTATGTTAGAAAAGTGAGTTAA
- a CDS encoding GNAT family N-acetyltransferase translates to MTIRKATYEETQRILNYHLVVLKEATMGYVKPSREKAIEMMTPFLNGGGYYLVRVKNNVIQGWVGLGRIIDQNTDEEVGFINEMYVLPPHRKQGAAEKLCKAAFIQLRAEGHKKVQLNVYAGNHAKHLYEKLGFKDVSTLMSKNLD, encoded by the coding sequence ATGACGATTAGAAAAGCAACCTACGAGGAAACGCAACGGATCTTGAATTATCATTTAGTGGTATTAAAAGAGGCCACCATGGGTTACGTTAAGCCAAGCCGTGAAAAAGCGATTGAAATGATGACTCCTTTTTTAAATGGCGGTGGTTATTACCTTGTTCGGGTTAAAAATAATGTTATTCAGGGCTGGGTGGGATTAGGTCGCATCATTGATCAAAACACGGATGAAGAGGTTGGCTTTATCAATGAAATGTATGTACTCCCACCCCATCGCAAACAGGGTGCTGCCGAAAAATTATGTAAAGCAGCTTTCATCCAGTTACGAGCAGAAGGCCATAAAAAAGTCCAATTGAATGTTTATGCCGGAAACCATGCCAAACATCTTTACGAAAAGCTGGGGTTTAAAGACGTTTCCACCCTAATGTCAAAAAACTTGGATTAA
- a CDS encoding S66 peptidase family protein, whose translation MITYPFLKKRATIGVTAPSSGVEEELHELVKLSCSRLEERGYSIICGDTVWTQDKAKSSPAKKRAQEFNEMMKEETINLILPPWGGELLIEILEELDFDNMNNKWVLGYSDTSMLLLAITLKTGIATAHGTNLIDLRGEFSDDTTAMWESVLSTKTGLSITQFSSEKYQQMWQHDNPSPCVFHLTEETKWKTVSGEKVKAKGRLLGGCIDIIRHLIGTPFGDLQNFRENHIHEEPIMWYFENCDLITTDLRRSLVQMKLAGWFEDCSCIMFGRSSANESVENYTIEDVYQDLSDELQIPIIYDIDCGHVPPQITFVNGAFGVVEVEDGKGTIVQYFKE comes from the coding sequence ATGATTACATATCCATTTTTGAAAAAAAGGGCAACTATAGGAGTAACTGCACCTTCATCAGGTGTGGAAGAAGAGCTTCATGAGTTAGTGAAACTTTCATGCAGTCGACTAGAAGAAAGAGGCTATAGTATTATCTGTGGTGATACCGTTTGGACTCAGGATAAAGCAAAATCTTCTCCTGCTAAAAAACGTGCCCAAGAGTTTAATGAAATGATGAAGGAGGAAACCATCAATCTTATCCTCCCTCCGTGGGGTGGAGAGCTACTTATTGAAATCCTAGAAGAGCTTGATTTTGATAACATGAATAATAAGTGGGTGCTCGGTTATTCGGATACGAGCATGTTGCTGCTGGCCATTACGTTAAAGACAGGTATTGCTACGGCACATGGAACGAACTTAATTGATTTAAGAGGCGAATTTTCTGATGATACTACTGCTATGTGGGAGAGTGTTTTATCAACAAAAACAGGATTATCTATTACCCAATTTTCATCAGAAAAATATCAACAGATGTGGCAGCATGATAACCCATCTCCTTGTGTTTTTCATCTAACAGAGGAAACCAAATGGAAAACCGTTTCAGGCGAAAAGGTAAAGGCTAAAGGGCGTTTGCTGGGTGGGTGCATTGATATCATTAGACATTTAATTGGTACCCCTTTTGGGGATTTACAGAACTTTAGGGAAAATCATATTCACGAAGAACCCATCATGTGGTATTTTGAGAATTGTGATTTAATAACGACAGATTTGCGCAGGTCGTTAGTACAGATGAAATTAGCAGGTTGGTTTGAAGACTGTTCCTGTATTATGTTTGGTCGTAGTTCTGCCAATGAATCAGTTGAAAACTATACAATCGAGGATGTTTACCAAGACTTGTCTGATGAGCTCCAAATCCCGATTATTTATGACATCGATTGTGGTCATGTACCACCACAAATTACATTTGTGAATGGTGCATTTGGAGTGGTTGAGGTTGAAGATGGCAAAGGAACAATTGTGCAATACTTTAAAGAGTAG
- a CDS encoding GNAT family N-acetyltransferase, with protein MKFITTKQWDEDLWHKTKDIYNVAFGEHATKPEKIIRNMFAKGLSSLHVLIENDKVFAMALTGSMPNSSVLLLDYLAVRKDLRGHGFGQELCEYIKEWARSQTQFKRILVEVECDETPGNLARIHFWEKCGFQLLDDYKHCYKWGPQHYMAMVLYLNRKPATPLNGEDCLKYMATFHKESYKLG; from the coding sequence ATGAAGTTTATTACAACAAAACAATGGGATGAAGACCTGTGGCATAAGACCAAAGATATCTATAATGTTGCTTTCGGAGAGCATGCAACCAAACCCGAAAAGATTATTCGAAATATGTTTGCAAAGGGGCTTAGTTCTCTACATGTGTTAATCGAAAACGATAAGGTTTTTGCCATGGCACTGACGGGTTCAATGCCAAACTCAAGTGTACTGCTGCTGGATTACTTAGCGGTACGAAAGGATTTACGCGGTCATGGATTTGGACAAGAACTTTGTGAATACATCAAAGAATGGGCACGGTCACAGACTCAATTCAAACGTATTCTGGTTGAAGTAGAATGTGATGAAACACCAGGAAATCTAGCCAGAATTCATTTCTGGGAAAAATGTGGTTTTCAGCTGTTAGATGATTATAAGCATTGCTATAAATGGGGGCCACAGCACTATATGGCGATGGTGCTTTACCTTAATAGGAAGCCAGCTACTCCATTAAATGGGGAAGATTGCCTTAAATATATGGCAACATTTCATAAAGAATCCTACAAATTAGGCTAG
- a CDS encoding phosphatase PAP2 family protein, whose translation MNLKFQLTRAFIISLVSLAAFSLVAILIRADMIMDFDQSVIGAVQSQESPFLTKVMEFFTVVGSTQVVVVLCLLIIFFLYKVLHHRKELILFIAVVAGSPLLNLLLKEIFQRTRPDLHRLIEIGGYSFPSGHAMNAFTVYGILTFLLWRHIFKRVGRSLLLLFSAFVVFMIGISRIYLGVHYPSDVIGGYFASGFWLATSIWFFQWYMERQPRLASRMLKRS comes from the coding sequence ATGAATTTGAAGTTTCAGCTTACTCGCGCCTTTATTATTAGCCTGGTTTCGCTCGCAGCATTTAGTTTAGTTGCCATTCTCATTAGGGCAGATATGATTATGGATTTCGATCAAAGCGTCATCGGAGCCGTTCAATCCCAAGAGTCTCCGTTTCTCACAAAAGTAATGGAGTTTTTTACAGTGGTTGGTTCAACACAAGTAGTAGTCGTATTATGTTTATTGATTATCTTTTTTCTCTATAAGGTGCTGCACCACCGGAAAGAATTGATATTATTTATTGCTGTCGTTGCAGGGTCGCCTTTACTAAACCTATTACTCAAAGAAATCTTCCAAAGAACGCGTCCTGATTTACATCGCCTGATTGAAATTGGTGGATATAGCTTTCCAAGTGGGCATGCCATGAATGCTTTTACGGTCTATGGAATTCTTACCTTTCTACTTTGGCGACATATTTTTAAACGAGTGGGTCGGAGCCTTTTACTGCTGTTTAGCGCCTTTGTAGTCTTTATGATAGGGATAAGTAGAATTTATTTAGGTGTCCACTACCCAAGCGATGTAATTGGCGGGTATTTTGCCAGTGGATTCTGGCTGGCCACATCGATTTGGTTCTTTCAATGGTATATGGAAAGACAACCGCGTTTGGCTAGTAGGATGCTAAAAAGATCTTAA
- a CDS encoding FAD-dependent monooxygenase — translation MNLQADVCIVGGGPAGTLLGHLLAKNGVSTIILERSAGVNRQFRGEHINAETEAILKEHQLFERIEELGILKMKKVEYFAGRNIVKSITPGNHEDHVGIHVPQAHLLTAIIEESEEYNHFQLLFNTTVKELIQDEQGYYTGVKATQNGEEIHISSKVTIGADGRYSTVRKLAKIPTIEMTHGYDVLWAKIPAPEGWEPTTRMVLVNGHQLALFSQTGGLIQIGWNIAEGSFPTLRKSSLQPFVEPLIESFPELEQSVKEHLQSWNNFVCLKVQSSRCETWVEDGLILIGDAAHTMTPTGAIGINCGMKDAHILAPILTKALFENKIQSDHLKIFEMNRRNEIKTQQIMQVKQETTLAEKFA, via the coding sequence ATGAACTTACAAGCAGATGTTTGTATCGTTGGCGGCGGACCTGCAGGGACATTACTCGGACATTTATTAGCTAAAAACGGTGTATCTACCATTATTCTTGAACGCTCTGCTGGAGTTAATCGTCAATTCAGAGGCGAACATATTAACGCTGAAACAGAGGCAATTCTAAAAGAACATCAATTATTTGAGAGAATAGAAGAGCTAGGTATTCTTAAAATGAAAAAAGTTGAATACTTTGCTGGTAGAAATATAGTGAAAAGCATTACACCCGGAAACCATGAGGATCATGTAGGCATTCATGTGCCTCAAGCACATTTATTAACAGCTATCATTGAAGAGTCAGAAGAGTATAATCATTTTCAACTATTATTTAACACCACTGTTAAAGAACTGATTCAAGATGAACAAGGATACTATACAGGTGTAAAAGCAACACAGAATGGGGAAGAAATCCACATTTCAAGCAAGGTTACGATAGGTGCAGATGGCCGCTACTCAACAGTCAGGAAACTTGCAAAAATCCCAACGATTGAAATGACACACGGGTATGATGTTCTGTGGGCAAAAATCCCGGCTCCAGAAGGTTGGGAACCAACAACAAGAATGGTTCTGGTAAATGGACATCAGTTGGCATTGTTTTCACAGACGGGAGGACTCATCCAAATCGGCTGGAATATTGCTGAAGGGTCATTTCCTACCTTGAGAAAAAGCTCGTTACAGCCATTTGTTGAGCCATTGATTGAAAGCTTTCCGGAACTAGAACAAAGTGTAAAAGAACACCTTCAATCTTGGAACAACTTTGTCTGTCTAAAAGTTCAAAGCTCGCGATGTGAAACATGGGTAGAGGACGGATTAATCCTCATTGGGGATGCTGCACATACCATGACACCAACAGGTGCCATTGGAATTAATTGTGGAATGAAAGACGCTCATATCTTAGCGCCAATCCTAACAAAAGCATTATTTGAAAATAAAATTCAGTCAGATCATCTAAAAATATTCGAAATGAACAGAAGAAACGAAATCAAAACACAGCAAATCATGCAAGTGAAACAAGAAACAACATTAGCAGAGAAATTCGCATAG
- a CDS encoding DUF3147 family protein: MYKDLLIRFILGGAAVMVSYMITVISPWKILAGIFAAFPAVMLTAVLMVGIASGSKKAAKIANGSVFGMIGGVVCVATVWTVLQVSGNWTLSIVLGLMFWLGSSIIVSTLRDKIKNSVRVNILSDILVRHK, from the coding sequence ATGTATAAAGATTTACTGATTCGCTTTATTCTCGGCGGGGCAGCCGTGATGGTAAGCTATATGATAACGGTCATTTCTCCGTGGAAGATTCTTGCAGGAATCTTTGCAGCCTTTCCAGCCGTAATGCTTACTGCCGTTTTAATGGTAGGAATTGCTTCTGGTTCAAAGAAGGCTGCTAAAATTGCAAATGGATCAGTTTTTGGAATGATTGGCGGTGTTGTCTGCGTGGCAACGGTTTGGACCGTATTACAGGTCAGTGGCAATTGGACATTGAGTATTGTACTTGGTCTCATGTTTTGGCTGGGAAGTTCCATTATTGTATCGACATTAAGAGACAAGATTAAAAATAGCGTTAGGGTAAATATTCTGTCTGATATTTTGGTAAGACATAAATAA
- a CDS encoding DUF3147 family protein — protein MGELSMSALLLRFLLGGTAVAVSTLVARNLGEKAGGIFAAFPAVYLAALLTVGLDFSGEELVAHSILLSKGAIVGMGINILVAILAGYLLPRQGWKRGLIQAMGFWLIVSMAVVMITTNS, from the coding sequence ATGGGAGAACTTTCAATGAGTGCCTTACTATTAAGATTTCTATTAGGGGGAACAGCCGTAGCTGTTTCAACACTTGTTGCAAGGAATTTAGGAGAAAAAGCTGGGGGAATCTTTGCGGCTTTTCCAGCCGTGTATTTAGCGGCTTTATTGACAGTGGGTCTGGACTTTAGTGGAGAGGAATTAGTAGCTCACTCCATTCTATTATCGAAAGGCGCCATCGTCGGCATGGGGATTAATATTCTAGTGGCGATTCTTGCAGGATACCTCTTGCCAAGACAAGGCTGGAAACGCGGTCTTATCCAGGCTATGGGATTTTGGTTGATTGTATCAATGGCGGTTGTGATGATTACAACTAACTCGTGA
- a CDS encoding D-2-hydroxyacid dehydrogenase gives MDIRNILLVSPMYKELQVLIEKEAPGKSFRFIPEDKLTQADLIWADALVSFNLKADYDYSSVKWVHSLGAGVDRFLFKKEWNDEILLTRTICSFGQRIAEYCLSYILKDLQFHDIFEEQQQQKKWEQRTPRLIGNQKVLVYGTGEIGQMIAKVFSGLGVDVYGVSLSGKEKEYYTEVLKLDSHFSRLNEMNYVINTLPLTERTEKLFDSSIFSRLSDAGFINVGRGASVDEEALLQALTDNQVRFAILDVFAQEPLPENNPLWSHPRVQITPHISAVTTANEGTACFLETLKNIDENKPLTNRVDTIQGY, from the coding sequence ATGGATATAAGAAATATTTTATTAGTCAGCCCAATGTATAAAGAACTTCAAGTATTAATAGAAAAGGAAGCCCCAGGAAAGTCCTTTCGTTTTATTCCTGAGGATAAGCTGACCCAGGCTGATTTAATCTGGGCAGATGCGCTTGTTTCTTTTAATCTAAAAGCTGACTATGATTATAGCTCAGTGAAATGGGTTCATTCGCTGGGTGCAGGGGTTGACCGTTTTTTATTTAAGAAGGAATGGAATGATGAGATTCTATTAACCAGAACGATTTGTTCGTTTGGACAGAGAATTGCAGAATATTGTTTAAGTTACATCCTGAAGGATTTACAATTTCATGATATTTTCGAAGAGCAGCAGCAGCAAAAAAAATGGGAGCAGCGTACGCCTAGATTAATAGGAAATCAAAAAGTTCTTGTTTATGGAACCGGCGAAATCGGTCAAATGATTGCGAAAGTTTTTTCTGGGCTAGGGGTAGACGTTTATGGGGTATCTTTAAGTGGAAAAGAAAAAGAATATTATACAGAAGTCTTGAAGCTGGATTCTCATTTTTCTCGATTAAATGAAATGAATTATGTGATCAATACTTTGCCGTTGACAGAACGGACAGAAAAATTATTCGACAGTTCTATCTTTAGTCGACTTTCAGATGCAGGATTTATTAATGTGGGAAGAGGGGCTTCGGTAGATGAAGAAGCCTTACTGCAGGCTTTGACTGACAACCAAGTCCGCTTTGCCATACTCGATGTCTTTGCACAAGAACCACTTCCGGAAAACAATCCATTATGGAGTCATCCAAGGGTTCAAATTACTCCACATATTTCTGCCGTTACAACAGCAAATGAGGGGACAGCTTGCTTTCTAGAGACTCTCAAAAACATCGATGAAAACAAGCCACTTACCAATAGAGTAGATACAATACAAGGCTATTAG
- a CDS encoding DEAD/DEAH box helicase — protein MSEKKFEDYHLSEEIRRALTVLKYDNPTEVQKEVIPKALENLDLVVKSQTGSGKTASFAIPICEMMEWEEKKPQTLILTPTRELAVQVREDVTNIGRFKRIKAMAVYGKEPFSKQKEELKQKTHVVVGTPGRTIDHIERGTLELDKIKYLIIDEADEMLNMGFIDEVEAIIKELPENRVTMVFSATLPKDVETLCHRYMKNPIQIEIAASGVTTNTIEHAVIEVKDEEKVSLLKDLTVVENPDSCIIFCRTKENVEKVYTELEKANYSCERLHGGLEQEDRFGVMDGFKMGNFRYLVATDVAARGIDIDNVTLIINYDVPMEKESYVHRTGRTGRAGNKGKAITFATPYEEKFVKAIERYIGFEIPKMDVPNQDEVASGKAAFEEKLSGRRVVRNNKTARINKDITKLHFSGGKKKKLRAVDFVGTISNIPGVSAEDIGIITIQDNLTYVDILNGKGSVVLQAMEQTTVKGKKLKVSKALK, from the coding sequence ATGAGTGAAAAAAAGTTTGAAGATTATCATTTAAGCGAGGAAATAAGAAGGGCGCTTACGGTATTAAAATACGATAATCCCACCGAAGTACAAAAAGAAGTGATACCAAAGGCATTAGAAAATCTAGATTTGGTTGTAAAATCACAAACAGGCAGCGGTAAGACAGCATCCTTTGCGATTCCTATTTGCGAGATGATGGAATGGGAGGAAAAAAAGCCCCAGACTTTAATACTTACACCTACTCGTGAGCTGGCTGTCCAGGTTCGTGAAGATGTTACGAATATTGGACGATTTAAACGAATTAAAGCGATGGCGGTTTATGGGAAAGAACCTTTCTCAAAACAGAAGGAAGAATTGAAACAAAAAACACATGTAGTCGTCGGGACACCTGGTCGTACGATTGACCATATCGAAAGGGGAACGCTCGAATTAGATAAAATCAAATATCTAATCATTGATGAAGCGGACGAAATGTTAAATATGGGCTTTATTGATGAAGTCGAAGCCATTATAAAAGAACTCCCGGAGAACCGAGTAACGATGGTCTTTTCAGCTACCTTACCGAAGGATGTTGAAACCCTTTGTCATCGATATATGAAAAATCCTATACAAATTGAGATTGCAGCTTCGGGTGTCACAACGAATACGATTGAACATGCCGTTATTGAAGTAAAGGATGAAGAAAAGGTTTCATTATTGAAGGATTTAACAGTGGTTGAAAATCCAGATAGCTGCATTATATTTTGCCGAACTAAAGAAAACGTGGAAAAAGTCTATACAGAGTTGGAAAAAGCCAATTATTCTTGTGAAAGATTACATGGCGGTCTTGAACAAGAGGATCGGTTTGGCGTAATGGATGGCTTTAAAATGGGGAACTTCCGCTATCTTGTGGCAACAGATGTTGCTGCTAGGGGAATCGATATTGATAATGTGACACTGATTATTAATTACGATGTTCCAATGGAAAAAGAGAGTTATGTTCACCGGACAGGAAGAACAGGAAGAGCTGGTAACAAAGGAAAAGCGATTACTTTCGCAACACCTTATGAAGAGAAATTTGTTAAGGCAATTGAACGTTACATTGGCTTTGAAATCCCTAAGATGGATGTCCCAAACCAGGATGAGGTTGCGAGTGGAAAAGCCGCATTTGAAGAAAAACTAAGCGGCCGAAGAGTTGTCAGGAATAATAAAACGGCACGAATTAACAAGGATATTACCAAGCTCCACTTCAGTGGCGGTAAGAAGAAAAAGCTTCGGGCAGTAGACTTTGTTGGGACAATCTCTAATATTCCTGGAGTTTCAGCAGAAGATATTGGCATTATCACCATCCAGGACAACCTAACCTATGTTGACATCCTTAATGGAAAAGGCTCAGTAGTCCTCCAAGCAATGGAACAGACAACCGTCAAAGGAAAGAAACTGAAAGTGAGTAAGGCGTTAAAATAA